A single window of Sparus aurata chromosome 12, fSpaAur1.1, whole genome shotgun sequence DNA harbors:
- the prrc2b gene encoding protein PRRC2B isoform X4 — translation MSDRLGQITKSKDGKSKYSSLSLFDKYKGKSIETQKNAVPRHGLQSLGKVATARRMPPPAHLPSLKSENKGNDPNVIIVPKDGTGWANKQEQPEQKSSIASIPQLPELQPQLASQKSVSNLQKPSPVANQENTNTGGPKQWAQLNGKAVEQDGSRASNRLQPFSHEEFPTLKAAGEQDRAGKERSGFDPSYGPGPSLRPQNVTSWREGGGRNLQPSSLTLGLPADPEGKITALGETGTPPATSHPSTTTGTTSSSVVTVQSPVLEPKEPSLRPAQPVRRTTVPTALQYQLHHTSTAVYHDMLPAFMCSKETREAPGTEHVPTTVAAPARFDSKPAFRQSYAKPELVNGDVKRENRFVRAPPRLSSQPIRRPGDRPQRPAIINPEDLKDLDELDNDCEDGWAGLHEEVDYSEKLKFSDDEDEHGEKKMWNDWEREREREIQRDCQSSLSSGEVSYPQEGPEESYSYQHHHHEPPRKTSGRYLSTDSSVQQKNQGEPLADQEDHQRPSQAQGPARAKYVSPELSEAVERARRRREEEERRAREERLAACAEKLKKLDEKFGKTERQTSRTDEGQKEGEGKEVPLSPNREQSKGHHESWQYSTKDGSECVPDSSPGHSYREEPGFSNYRGSEDDGQEPSSPSGDYSGRHPSKPVPPRFQKQPQHQQQQPQQQQQQQQEQVYKMQHWQQPGHPPPSGSSHAQRGYYPPHVLGFDPRWMMMPPFMDPRMAQGRSPVDYYPGAVHSSAGMMKPMMHQDHLNSPGSDEGCHPNLHQERRAPSTEPYPMWNQDGYPLRSFTPPYQRQHESLDSGQPDDRSDMACSQQDSYEERANECLSHPQDDLPHHAYQNRASDREHHGLLTTAQSHADSDYPKQDCRDKHLKDGPESHDENLDGSKDSWKRDGGQKQDVGLNSAQSQWSEPSSSSSSSVSQPSETSGRPLTRRTGPIKKPVLKALKVEDKENEKPKPEPEEKTVPYRLEKEVLTNVYDLKKDNQPASTRRSASPAVEKQPEERQRQSPAPTKTERPLSTHSDDSPKESAWDSGKSQPPRDSQENREPHAPRRNNWIFIDEEQAFGAVRGTGRGRSRGFREFSSRGGTRGGRGGDNLRGAYNNNNNSSGAQRTGRGRASPRDLVKVEEFQRGKPRRRNVSETLSEASEYEELPKRRRQKGSENGEGYTESGEVRKADRDSWRSNKVYTEDQTAQDSREKAKANRGFGGRMLPPRLNTTGSYNRSFGGSRDISTWRGRGPQFTSSGSSMQENGYGPGAETTYTRRPPVEREALKYPPKFTGSFMENGTEDRDGEYYFNNDNPDMQMLRRRRPPRQDKPPRFRRLRQEREPGSNQWTSEEYINGDFANPWPGRAKGSGEDNWPSGHYAGGRPSQHGQAEEWETGSENSDFGDWREKRSGSGGAATQGHGDIPSDSGHSEPGSGEKRELCKRSFSSQRPLVERQNRKGEPSLLEAGKMTRTPDNPPTSSSNRSDSWQNGGTSCKSRGPDESGPVYSIEQPEERESNETSGKKLDKELKQGPVKTDLAEPLSQYELSSYPIEGDTGGPVSNPDGYQDALSKKQRRPQEDDRRRKEQGAAVPVKNRTIASKIPPRFAKKQGSMSIEQPDDALSSNNLGTEIWESNSSALSVQSSGGDSWTKQVSYTGSEPNSEDSDAGPEQSKEQHKPGPIGNERSLKHRKGSEGVDRLEGGPITPVNGVDLHVDTVLPVPPIEFGVSAKDSDFSLPPGSTPVPVSNPVNKLQDALATNTALNQSIPMLRSNHLQPGINLNPISFPSADLTLKMESARKAWENSQSLPEQGSPGGNSSGAQPPCSVGSSSGVSYSSFGGVSMPPMPVASVAPSMSMQGNHIPPLYLDGHVFPSQPRLVPPTMTQQQTYQQICSSFQAAAAQQIPISLHTSLQAQAQLGLRGGLPVSQSQEMFNSIPPFRSQVYMHPNLSQPNPMVLSGGAPLKGPYSAFPGMQPSDMVKPQSGSHYQPMNGSQQLVYDSQMNQGPGMGSSQLMDSQLIQVTMPLPGSQLRYGSAQQHLILPQSIQLQQGQNLSVGGPRRMMPPGSQPAVMTGSREGSQMEMKGFQFSDKPNHSPGISAGSYRPGSASPSGKPSGPGGPVGPLPPHFAQQVPPAQGSMVMHMRPPTTGPFPNPIQRPVMQVNKPVIIRSPPYPNPGRDPSHSTPPSAPEPPVKGPEDGMKNKTMREVRKAVGEGKTSSGGMTSKLQEPLPSTGQAKPARTGAIKPQAVKVEEGKA, via the exons ATGTCCGATCGTTTGGGGCAAATAACCAAGTCCAAGGATGGGAAAAGCAAGTATTCCTCACTCAGCCTATTTGACAAGTACAAGGGAAAATCAATAGAAACTCAGAAAAACGCAG TTCCGCGACATGGCTTACAGAGTCTTGGCAAAGTGGCCACAGCCCGGCGCATGCCCCCACCTGCTCACCTGCCGAGCTTGAAGTCCGAAAACAAAGGAAACGATCCCAACGTGATTATTGTGCCTAAAGACGGTACGGGATGGGCGAACAAGCAGGAACAACCCGAACAAAAGAG tTCTATTGCATCAATACCACAGCTGCCGGAGTTGCAGCCACAGCTGGCTTCACAGAAGTCTGTCTCCAATCTTCAGAAGCCCTCACCGGTAGCCAACCAggag aacacaaacacaggtggaCCAAAGCAATGGGCCCAGCTAAATGGAAAGGCAGTAGAGCAAGATG GTTCAAGGGCCTCAAACCGACTTCAGCCCTTCTCTCACGAGGAATTTCCCACGCTGAAGGCAGCTGGAGAACAGGACAGGGCTGGCAAGGAAAGAAGCGGCTTCGATCCGTCGTATGGGCCCGGACCAAGCCTCCGCCCCCAGA ATGTGACGAGCTGGAGGGAAGGTGGTGGCAGGAACCTTCAACCCTCATCCTTGACCCTCGGCCTGCCAGCAGATCCTGAGGGTAAGATCACTGCCCTGGGTGAGACCGGCACCCCTCCAGCCACATCTCACCCCTCCACTACCACCGGCACAACCTCCTCTAGCGTAGTGACAGTTCAGTCACCAGTCCTTGAGCCCAAGGAGCCTTCCCTGCGACCCGCCCAGCCTGTCCGCAGAACAACCGTCCCTACTGCCCTGCAGTACCAGCTTCACCACACCTCGACTGCTGTCTACCATGACATGTTGCCCGCATTT ATGTGCTCTAAAGAGACGCGTGAAGCCCCAGGTACAGAACATGTTCCTACCACCGTTGCAGCCCCAGCCCGATTTGACAGCAAGCCAGCTTTTAGGCAGAGCTACGCCAAACCTGAACTTGTCAA CGGTGATGTGAAAAGAGAGAACCGCTTTGTCCGTGCTCCACCTCGACTCTCCTCTCAGCCCATCCGCAGGCCGGGTGACAGACCACAACGCCCTGCCATCATTAATCCAGAGGACCTGAAGGATCTGGATGAGCTTGACAATGACTGCGAGGATGGATGGGCTG GACTCCATGAAGAAGTAGATTACAGCGAGAAGCTCAAGTTCAGTGATGACGAAGACGAACACGGTGAAAAAAAGATGTG GAATGactgggagagggagagggagagagagatccAGCGTGACTGCCAATCCTCCCTAAGTTCAGGTGAGGTGTCTTACCCCCAGGAGGGCCCTGAGGAGAGTTATTCTTACCAACACCACCATCACGAACCTCCCAGGAAGACCAGCGGCAGATATCTCTCTACAGACTCCTCG GTCCAGCAGAAAAACCAAGGTGAGCCACTGGCTGACCAAGAAGATCACCAGCGCCCATCTCAGGCTCAAGGACCTGCTAGGGCAAAGTATGTGTCACCTGAGCTGTCAGAAGCTGTTGAGAGGGCCCGCAGAcgcagggaggaggaagagaggcgTGCCCGCGAAGAACGACTTGCTGCCTGTGCTGAAAAACTCAAAAAGCTGGATGAGAAGTTTGGGAAGACTGAGAGGCAGACATCAAGGACGGATGAGGGccagaaagagggagagggtaAAGAAGTTCCACTGTCCCCAAACAGGGAACAGAGTAAAGGCCACCATGAGAGCTGGCAGTACAGCACAAAAG ATGGAAGTGAGTGTGTCCCAGACAGCTCTCCTGGCCATAGTTACCGTGAGGAGCCTGGCTTCTCTAACTACCGTGGCAGCGAGGATGATGGTCAGGAGCCTTCCTCTCCCTCAGGAGACTATAGTGGACGTCATCCCTCCAAACCCGTCCCACCCCGCTTTCAAAAGCAGccacagcaccagcagcagcagccacagcagcagcagcagcagcagcag GAACAAGTATACAAGATGCAGCACTGGCAACAGCCAGGTCACCCTCCCCCATCTGGCTCAAGCCACGCCCAGAGGGGCTACTATCCCCCACATGTCCTCGGGTTTGATCCCCGCTGGATGATGATGCCACCTTTCATGGATCCCCGCATGGCCCAAGGACGATCTCCTGTGGACTACTACCCCGGTGCTGTCCACTCTTCAG cAGGAATGATGAAACCCATGATGCATCAAGACCACTTGAACAGCCCTGGATCTGATGAGGGATGCCATCCCAACCTGCACCAGGAGAGAAGAGCCCCTTCCACTGAGCCTTACCCTATGTGGAACCAAGATGGCTACCCCTTGCGCAGCTTCACTCCACCTTACCAGAGACAGCATGAAAGCTTGGACAGTGGTCAGCCAGATGACAG aaGTGATATGGCCTGCTCCCAACAAGACTCTTATGAAGAGAGGGCCAATGAGTGCCTGAGCCACCCACAAGATGATCTCCCCCATCACGCTTACCAGAACCGCGCCTCAGACAGAGAACACCACGGCTTGCTGACCACTGCTCAGAGTCATGCAGATAGTGATTACCCGAAGCAGGACTGTAGAGACAAGCATCTGAAGGATGGACCTGAATCTCATGATGAAAACTTAGATGGCTCCAAGGACAGCTGGAAAAGAGATGGAGGCCAGAAACAAGATGTTGGACTCAACAGTGCTCAAAGCCAATGGTCTGAACCCAGTTCCAGTTCAAGTAGTAGTGTCAGCCAGCCATCTGAGACCAGTGGGCGCCCTTTGACACGCAGAACTGGGCCTATCAAGAAACCAGTTCTCAAGGCTCTCAAAGTAGAAGACAAGGAGAATGAGAAACCCAAACCTGAGCCTGAGGAGAAGACTGTCCCTTACCGCCTGGAGAAAGAAGTCCTTACTAATGTTTACGACTTGAAGAAAGATAACCAGCCTGCCAGCACCAGACGTTCAGCCTCACCTGCTGTTGAGAAGCAGCCTGAAGAGAGGCAGCGTCAGTCACCAGCTCCAACTAAAACAGAGAGACCTCTGAGCACCCACAGTGATGACTCTCCCAAAGAGAGTGCTTGGGACAGTGGAAAGAGCCAACCACCTAGAGATAGCCAGGAGAACCGGGAGCCCCATGCACCACGGCGCAATAACTGGATCTTCATTGATGAAGAGCAGGCCTTTGGTGCAGTTAGGGGAACCGGTAGAGGCCGCAGTCGAGGCTTTAGGGAATTTAGCTCTAGAGGTGGAACCCGTGGTGGCCGAGGTGGAGACAATCTCAGAGGGGcttataacaacaataacaacagcagtGGTGCTCAGCGCACAGGCAGAGGCAGAGCTTCACCAAGGGACCTTGTCAAGGTGGAGGAGTTCCAGAGGGGCAAGCCCCGGAGGCGAAATGTCAGTGAGACTTTGAGTGAAGCGTCTGAGTATGAAGAACTACCCAAGAGGCGCCGCCAGAAGGGGTCTGAAAATGGAGAAGGTTACACAGAGTCTGGAGAAGTCCGTAAAGCTGATAGAGACTCTTGGAGATCCAACAAGGTGTACACAGAAGACCAGACAGCACAAGATTCAAGAGAAAAGGCCAAGGCCAACAGAGGTTTTGGAGGTCGTATGCTGCCTCCCAGATTGAACACCACTGGTAGTTACAATCGAAGCTTTGGAGGATCCAGGGACATTTCTACATGGAGGGGCCGTGGGCCCCAGTTTACTAGCAGTGGTAGCTCCATGCAAGAAAATGGTTATGGTCCTGGAGCTGAGACTACATACACCCGCAGACCCCCTGTTGAACGTGAGGCTCTCAAATACCCTCCTAAATTCACTGGCTCCTTCATGGAAAATGGCACGGAGGACCGTGACGGAGAATATTACTTCAACAATGACAACCCTGACATGCAGATGTTAAGGAGACGTCGTCCACCCCGTCAAGACAAGCCCCCACGTTTCCGCCGTCTACGACAAGAACGTGAACCTGGCTCCAACCAGTGGACAAGCGAAGAGTACATAAATGGAGACTTTGCAAACCCCTGGCCTGGTCGCGCCAAAGGCAGCGGGGAAGACAACTGGCCAAGTGGCCACTACGCTGGTGGGCGCCCGAGCCAACACGGTCAGGCAGAGGAATGGGAGACAGGATCAGAAAACAGCGACTTTGGTGACTGGAGAGAGAAGCGAAGTGGCAGTGGGGGTGCGGCTACACAGGGACACGGTGATATTCCCTCAGACTCTGGCCACAGTGAACCAGGCTCCGGTGAGAAGAGGGAACTTTGCAAGAGAAGCTTCTCCAGCCAAAGACCACTGGTGGAACGGCAGAACAGGAAGGGAGAGCCATCACTGCTGGAAGCGGGCAAGATGACACGTACACCTGATAATCCCCCTACCTCCTCCTCTAACAGGAGTGACAGCTGGCAGAATGGAGGGACATCTTGTAAGAG CAGGGGCCCCGATGAATCCGGCCCAGTCTACAGCATCGAGCAGCCGGAGGAGAGGGAGTCCAATGAGACCTCTGGGAAGAAATTAGACAAGGAGCTGAAGCAAGGACCTGTCAAGACAGACTTAGCTGAACCTCTCTCCCAGTATGAGCTCAGTAGCTACCCAA TTGAGGGGGACACAGGGGGACCAGTTTCGAATCCGGATGGATACCAGGATGCCTTGTCCAAAAAGCAAAGACGCCCACAGGAAGATGATAGAAGGAGGAAGGAACAAGGAGCTGCT GTGCCAGTGAAGAACAGAACCATTGCATCCAAGATACCACCACGCTTTGCGAAAAAGCAGGGAAGCATGAGCATTGAACAACCTGACGACGCGCTTTCTTCTAACAACCTGGGAACGGAAATCTGGGAGAGCAATAGCTCAG CTCTTTCAGTGCAGTCTTCAGGGGGAGACTCGTGGACCAAACAGGTGTCTTACACTGGGAGCGAGCCCAACTCTGAG GATTCTGATGCTGGCCCCGAGCAGAGTAAAGAACAGCACAAACCAGGGCCCATCGGAAACGAACGCTCCCTAAAGCACCGCAAAGGCTCTGAAGGTGTCGATAGGCTGGAAGGTGGCCCTATCACACCAGTTAATGGTGTGGACCTCCATGTGGACACTGTGCTGCCTGTGCCTCCTATTGAGTTTGGTGTCAGTGCCAAAGACTCTGATTTCAGCCTGCCACCAGGCTCAACCCCGGTGCCCGTGTCCAATCCTGTCAACAAGCTTCAGGATGCACTTGCCACCAAT ACGGCCCTCAATCAGAGTATCCCGATGCTGCGCTCCAACCACCTGCAGCCTGGCATTAACCTCAATCCAATCTCCTTCCCAAGTGCTGACCTCACTCTCAAG atGGAATCAGCTCGTAAAGCGTGGGAGAACTCTCAGTCCCTCCCTGAGCAGGGCTCTCCGGGCGGAAATTCTTCAGGTGCTCAGCCTCCTTGCAGTGTTGGCTCATCCAGTGGTGTCAGCTACAGTTCTTTTGGAGGGGTTTCCATGCCTCCGATGCCTGTGGCATCAGTAGCACCTTCCATGTCCATGCAAG GTAATCATATTCCCCCGTTGTACCTGGATGGTCACGTCTTTCCCAGCCAGCCACGCCTCGTACCTCCTACCATGACCCAGCAGCAGACCTACCAACAG ATTTGTTCATCTTTTCAGGCGGCTGCAGCCCAGCAGATACCCATCTCTTTGCACACGTCTCTTCAGGCTCAGGCTCAGTTGGGGCTTCGAGGAGGTCTACCTGTCTCCCAGTCCCAAGAGATGTTCAACTCCATTCCCCCCTTCAG GTCCCAGGTTTACATGCACCCCAATCTGTCACAGCCCAACCCTATGGTGCTGTCAGGCGGAGCCCCCCTAAAAGGGCCCTACTCTGCTTTCCCTGGCATGCAGCCCTCAGATATGGTCAAACCACAGTCAGGCTCACACTATCAGCCTATGAATGGCAGCCAGCAGCTAGTCTATGACAGCCAGATGAACCAGGGGCCTGGGATGGGTTCCTCCCAGCTAATGGACTCTCAACTCATCCAG GTGACGATGCCCCTACCCGGCTCTCAGCTGCGCTATGGCTCAGCTCAGCAACACCTCATCCTCCCACAGTCAAtccagctgcagcagggacAGAACCTGTCTGTCGGTGGCCCACGTCGAATGATGCCACCTGGCTCCCAGCCTGCTGTCATGACTGGCAGCCGAGAG GGCTCACAGATGGAGATGAAAGGCTTCCAGTTCTCTGACAAGCCCAATCATTCCCCAGGCATATCTGCAGGGTCATACAG GCCTGGGTCTGCCAGCCCCAGTGGGAAGCCCTCTGGTCCTGGGGGGCCCGTCGGGCCTTTGCCTCCACATTTTGCCCAACAG GTCCCACCTGCTCAGGGTAGCATGGTGATGCACATGCGGCCCCCCACCACTGGCCCTTTCCCTAACCCCATCCAGAGACCAGTCATGCAGGTCAACAAGCCTGTCATCATCCGCTCCCCCCCTTACCCCAATCCCGGCCGCGACCCCTCCCACTCCACCCCTCCCTCTGCCCCTGAGCCCCCTGTTAAAGGGCCAGAGGATGGCATGAAG AATAAAACCATGCGAGAAGTTCGCAAGGCAGTGGGCGAGGGCAAGACATCATCCGGGGGCATGACCAGCAAACTCCAGGAGCCCCTGCCCTCCACAGGGCAAGCCAAACCAGCACGCACTGGAGCCATCAAACCCCAGGCTGTCAAAGTAGAGGAGGGCAAGGCGTAA